AACAAAACCCCAACTGCTGTGTGGTTGTTTCCCCCTTATCCCCACTGCTGACAGCCATCCACCTGctgtctgcctgtctgcctgtctgtctgtctgtatgtatgcATACCTCTCCCGGACAGGCCACGTGGGACCCTCCGGTCTGGGCCCTGTTGTGCCTGTCCTTCCACCTGCACTCAGGGAGCCCGTCCCCATCTGAGGTGAATCTCTGCCCACTGCGGGGTAAGGTTACTGTCTCCGGCTGCTCTTCCCACTCAAATAAAAGGCTGCAGACCCTGCACATGCCCGGAAAGGACCACTTGTCCAGGGAGCCCACCTTCAGGATTCACTCTCCTAGAAAAGCATCACCACCTGCTTCCATCACCGCTGCCTTCTCCAAGGTCACCTGCCCGTCCTCCCTCCTCACTCAGAAGTACACCCCCGCTGGGTGTTAGCTATGTCATTATCTGCTTAAAGCAATGCACCTGAGATGAAAAGAGTGGCAGGCACAATTCTTCATATTTACATGGACGAGGGGAGCAACTTGATGACCAAAGAGTTCCCTCTCCTGAGGGGAACACAGAGGGCCCTTTGGGTTGGCAGATCAGCCGCTGTGTGAGCACGGACTTTGGGAAGGGGACACAAACCTTCAGTCCATAACATTCTGCCAAATTCAAGTAAACACCCACCTCCAGGAGGGACAGGAGCTTTNNNNNNNNNNNNNNNNNNNNNNNNNNNNNNNNNNNNNNNNNNNNNNNNNNNNNNNNNNNNNNNNNNNNNNNNNNNNNNNNNNNNNNNNNNNNNNNNNNNNCCACAGTGAGGATCACGGGCAGCACTGTCCTCCATGCCATTGACGGGGAACTTCTGGACAACTGAGCGAAGCCAGTGACTGGGGAGGCGAGAAACCAGGGTGAGAGAGGGCCTGTGTTCTTAGGACACACACCCCACAGGGTTCCTGGGTCAGGGGAGGTGCCTGTGAACTAACCTGACACGGCGTgcaaaacgtgtgtgtgtgtacagacagATCTGGATAGACACACAGGAGCGAGAGACGGCAGACAAGTGGCAGAAGGTTAACTACTGCATTCTGTGTATCATTCCTGCAAACTTTCTGGAAGCTTGTGGTTGTTTAGAAGGAAAAGAGTGAAACTTGAAAGCCCCAAGGTGTCCTTCAGAAGGTGAATGCTTCGACAGGCTCTGGCGCATCCAGACAACAGAATGCGCTTAGTGCTCACAGAAAGGAGCTACccatgcagccactgtggagcgCACGACGGCGCTCCTCAGAAACATACAACTAGAACTGCCACAGGATCCATCAGTCCCACTTctcggtatttacccaaagaaaataaaaatactaaccgCAAGGTAATGCACTCCTACGTTTATTGCAATGttcttacaatagccaagatatggaaagagcccacgtGTCCAGCGATGGAAGaatggatacagagaaagaggatatTAATACAATGGGATGCTATTCAGCCAGAAATGAGAAGGGAATCCAGGCATTTGCAAGAATATGGATGCACCCTGAGGGCAGTTTGCTGAGGAAAATTAGTCAGGGACAAATATGTAGGAACTCAGGGATAAGtgaaaactaaactaaaacaaaacaccccTATCCCTGGAGCACCCGTGTGACTTCGTCAGTTGAATTTGTCACTTCGGCTCACGTCTCATCTCACAGCTCCTGAATCCAggcccacatcgagctctgtgctgacaactcagaccctagagctttcttgagttctgtgtctccttctctctctgaccctccccagtttgcactctctctctctctcaaaaataaacaaacatttaaaactaaaaataataaattgtttaaaaaaaatacccctcCCCAAACCTCCAGAAACCAGGAAGCCCAGTTCCTTGATGCAGAGAAGAGACTGGTGGTTTTCAGAGgtgagagatggggacagaaagggggaggagggtccAAAGGTGCAAAGTTAACTGCTGTGTTGTGTACGTGGAAGCTGGGGGCATAGAGCTTACAAGTTCTGATCACGACAAACCATGTGGGGTATTCGATGTTAACACTTACGGTCTCGGGGCTCAGAGCCCTTCAGGCCTGAGTGCAGTGGACCACTCACCAGGCAGATGCCTCCTGGCCTCCCTCGTCTCCTGGATGAGGGGGCTGGAGATGGAGCAAGAGAGGCCCCGCACGGCCCTGTCCTGGACAGTCACGTTGGACACCACCACAAAGAGGCCCGTTGCTGGGGAGACACTGTGATTCGTCCTGGAGGGTAGGGCCTGTCCCCTGAAGTCTCTCCACTCCAGCTGGGGCTCTGGGTACCAGCCCTGCGAGGTGCACTGTGCCTCAATAGCTTCACCCTGGCCAGTGTGCACCTGGATGCTGGGCTCAGAGCCCAGCCCTGTGAGAAGAGACAGCCTTGCCAGCCTCTGAACCATTACCACTCCTGACAGAAAAGTACAGATCCTGAGACTTTCCATCATTTATTGGGGTTTTTCATGGACTTCTTACTCTGCTCAATATTTATCTGCTATATATATGTTACTCTCTTCCCCGAAAGCAAGGACAGTAGAGAGAAGGCCCCGGAAGATCAAATACCTTTCCTGTATTGCAAAACCagtgtcttttcctctctgtgtctctctctgcctcgatTCTTCCCTCCTAACCCCTCCTACCCCTTCTCCAGAAGAGTGGGGGTAAATTAGAAACCGTGCCAGGCATCCCGAACCTGCCAGACCTGGTACAATACGTTTGTGCCCACTGTGGGACGTGCTCAGGCCGCTGCAAATGCATAAGCACATGTTGTGGGACCCACGCAGGCCGCGGCGGACACATCAGTGCCTGCTGTGGGACACGCTGTGGGCCATCATGGGACGGTCTGGAGCCGGGGCTAGCTCTAGGGAAGACCAGGAGAAGGTCAGGGGCCCGCGGCGACCCTCACCTGCCACCGTCAGCCACAGCGTAGTGTTCGCAGACACCGTGCCATCCTTGAACATGCAGTGGAAGGTCCCGTTATCGAACACGGTGACGTTGTGGATGGTCAGCGAGGCGTGGCCCTGGGCCAGCCCAGCGGTCAGGAAGGCCGTCCTGTTCCGGTACTGTGTCATCTGCTCTTGGGgcacctccctgccttccttgaGCAGGTGCACGGCTGGGGACTGCTGCTCCCTGTACCAGCGCACTTCCATGTGCTCTGCGCTGATATTGGGCAACAGACTGCATTGCAGCTCCACACTTTCCCCCACCACAGCCAGGACCGGCTGGCCAGGTCCAGAGACAGAGAAATCGGCTTTCCCTTATGAGGGCAGAGCAGAAAACATGGGTTAGGCCAGGTGAGAGGAGAACGAGGGCCCAGCCGCCTACCCCCAGtgttcttttcccctccccactgccagccAGTGCCCAGAGTCCCCAGGGAAGGACTGCTTGGATCCAGCTCAGTCCCCTCCTGTGCtccagtccatgcagggggctcCCTCCAAACAAGGGGCAGGGGCATGGGGGTGCTCCTACCATTGACAGTGAGGCTGTAGAATGCAAGctgcaggaggaggaaggtgatGGAGAATCTGGGTGGAGTGATGCCTTGACCTTCTGTCTTTGCCATGCCtacaggagacagagaagcctGAGCCCAGGACACTGGAGACAGGGCAGGACTGCgttagtttctctttttctcagtttctttctgtgactctgtttctgcctctgtgtctcctgtttctgtctctctgtgtctctcagtctgtctgtctgtctctgtctccctttcttgttctctgtctcctaTCTTGGTAAGAGATGAGTCACCACTAAGAGGCTAAAGGGCCAGGGGAAAGGTCCCTTTTCACTACCATGGCCCATCTTACTCCTGCACACATTATTCATCCTAGAGATGGACACACAACACTGGCCATATGCTCTTGTGTCCACCTACTGGGGAATGACATTTCTACTGGTAATGTGTCCACAGAATTCCATggacacctccccccccccaccccatgaacTGGCTCTGTCTCCTCACCTACTTGCATAGCATTGGCCGACCTCTGGCTGTGCTCTGTCATGGAACACAAGCAAGCTGGGGGAGATTATCCACCCCTGGTCAGGTGACCCTGAGCCCGGAAGGACCTCTGTCGACCCCCTTACAGCCCAAAAAAACTTGCAGTTGGAGGAGGAGGCACACAAGCCCGAAGGGCCAGCCTGCTCCTGAGCCTTATTACTTATGGTGAATTCAGCTTCCAGAACAAGTGTTCTGACCCGCATGTGCCAGTCTAGAAGATTCTGCCCAGCACCGCCCTGCGGGATTGGCATGCGGGGGTATGCTGGCACATGGTCTCATTCTCTCCCACATTCGTCTTCCTTTGGAGAAAGCCTCTggggcctccctgcccctctggaaTAGGGAATGGGTGGAGGACACAGACATGTGGGTGAGTGCCCTTAAAGNNNNNNNNNNNNNNNNNNNNNNNNNNNNNNNNNNNNNNNNNNNNNNNNNNNNNNNNNNNNNNNNNNNNNNNNNNNNNNNNNNNNNNNNNNNNNNNNNN
This region of Suricata suricatta isolate VVHF042 chromosome 6, meerkat_22Aug2017_6uvM2_HiC, whole genome shotgun sequence genomic DNA includes:
- the BTNL10 gene encoding butyrophilin-like protein 10; protein product: MAKTEGQGITPPRFSITFLLLQLAFYSLTVNGKADFSVSGPGQPVLAVVGESVELQCSLLPNISAEHMEVRWYREQQSPAVHLLKEGREVPQEQMTQYRNRTAFLTAGLAQGHASLTIHNVTVFDNGTFHCMFKDGTVSANTTLWLTVAGLGSEPSIQVHTGQGEAIEAQCTSQGWYPEPQLEWRDFRGQALPSRTNHSVSPATGLFVVVSNVTVQDRAVRGLSCSISSPLIQETREARRHLPVTGFAQLSRSSPSMAWRTVLPVILTVSVSPSLDPDTASPKLTLSEDGKTVRRLFFEQELLDTPGRFDLDPCVLGREQFLAGRYYWEVQVGRRKAWNLGVCLESLDRKGRIPKAPQHGLWALELYRKAFWALAFPRVRLHPSEPLQRVGIFLDCDAGRISFYSAGNRSLIYAFSGLSFSAPLRPFFCLWTHDPSPLTICSERQPPKALGSPQGERQNRAGTLLQQDP